A single window of Flavobacterium aestivum DNA harbors:
- a CDS encoding phage tail sheath family protein produces the protein MNISSIKTPGVYINEIDAFPPSVAQVATAVPAFIGFTEIAPLPNVPTRILSLLEFQQLFGGPAEPLGITINLDANNLPLDSCTVNESKFKLYNSLQLFYANGGGECYIQSIGLYSDNPAFDATTKGKFVTGITSLEKYDEPTLLLFPDAVNLSVADLGEVQKQALIQCQKLMDRFVIMDVKYDKTKGLTADNADFRDAIGTNNLKYGSAYYPYLLSNFPNKFRFSDINTAVGAGGFKIFYPNDTKLKNSIDAFVSLHGTDINTLKTNWGASLTANKLLDWASANATKLNSNLGKSWNLLKVFGKPDASVNADFKKYFNDDIVSLSLKPLAQKLIDFRAAYQKLSKTDATPVDPLGLSISDADYNGNWGLISAMTASVTNEYDGKLSNEVPATVGPVVPKHDEPDFIKIQAELNKLQTQIINTLESAINSIYKYELVQENNLIAQMPIYATIVSKLSKSMNTIPPSGAIAGIYAQTDATRGVWKAPANVSINGIISLTADINDFDQEPMNIHETGKSINAIRKFTGKGFLVWGARTLDGNSNDWRYINVRRLGNMIEESVKKACMRFVFEPNVSQTWVNVKGMIENYLTSIWNDGALAGAKPEHAFFVAVGINQTMTAQDILEGRMIVKIGYAPSRPAEFIVLEFKQMLQKS, from the coding sequence ATGAATATTAGCTCAATTAAAACGCCAGGGGTTTACATAAATGAAATTGATGCATTCCCACCTTCAGTTGCTCAAGTAGCAACAGCAGTTCCTGCATTTATAGGTTTTACCGAAATTGCACCTTTACCAAATGTTCCTACTCGAATCTTATCCTTACTTGAGTTTCAACAATTGTTTGGTGGTCCTGCAGAACCTCTTGGAATTACAATAAATCTAGACGCGAACAACTTGCCTCTTGATAGTTGTACCGTAAATGAAAGTAAATTTAAACTCTATAATAGTTTGCAACTTTTCTATGCCAATGGCGGAGGAGAATGTTATATCCAATCTATTGGTTTGTATTCTGATAATCCTGCTTTTGATGCAACAACAAAAGGAAAATTTGTTACTGGGATTACCTCTTTAGAAAAATATGATGAGCCAACTTTATTATTATTCCCTGACGCTGTCAATTTATCAGTAGCAGATTTAGGAGAAGTACAAAAACAGGCTTTAATACAATGCCAAAAACTAATGGATCGCTTTGTCATTATGGATGTAAAATATGATAAAACAAAGGGATTAACTGCTGATAATGCTGATTTTAGAGATGCCATTGGTACCAATAATCTAAAATATGGATCTGCCTATTACCCTTATTTGTTATCCAATTTCCCTAACAAATTTAGATTCTCCGATATCAATACAGCTGTAGGTGCTGGAGGATTTAAAATATTTTATCCAAATGACACCAAACTAAAAAACAGCATAGATGCTTTTGTAAGCTTACACGGCACAGACATAAACACTCTAAAAACGAATTGGGGAGCCAGTTTAACCGCCAATAAACTTTTGGATTGGGCTTCAGCAAATGCAACAAAATTAAATTCTAACTTAGGCAAAAGCTGGAATTTATTAAAAGTTTTTGGAAAACCAGATGCATCAGTAAATGCAGATTTCAAAAAATATTTTAATGATGACATTGTAAGCCTTAGCCTAAAACCATTAGCCCAAAAATTGATTGATTTTAGAGCTGCCTATCAAAAATTATCCAAAACAGATGCGACTCCAGTTGATCCACTGGGATTATCGATTAGTGATGCTGATTATAATGGAAATTGGGGATTAATCTCAGCCATGACAGCATCTGTAACAAACGAATATGACGGAAAATTAAGCAATGAAGTTCCTGCTACAGTTGGTCCAGTTGTTCCAAAACATGACGAACCTGATTTTATTAAAATTCAAGCTGAGCTCAATAAACTGCAAACTCAAATCATTAATACATTAGAGTCTGCAATAAATTCAATTTATAAATATGAATTGGTTCAAGAAAACAACTTGATTGCTCAAATGCCAATTTACGCAACAATCGTTTCCAAACTATCAAAAAGTATGAATACTATTCCTCCATCTGGGGCTATTGCTGGTATTTATGCTCAAACAGATGCAACAAGAGGTGTTTGGAAAGCACCAGCAAACGTAAGCATTAACGGCATCATTAGTTTAACTGCCGATATTAATGACTTTGATCAAGAACCAATGAACATTCATGAAACCGGAAAATCAATTAATGCGATTAGAAAGTTTACAGGAAAAGGATTCTTAGTTTGGGGAGCGCGTACTCTTGACGGAAATAGCAACGACTGGCGCTATATCAACGTAAGACGTCTTGGCAATATGATTGAAGAATCAGTCAAAAAAGCCTGTATGCGATTTGTATTCGAGCCTAATGTTTCTCAAACTTGGGTTAATGTAAAAGGAATGATTGAAAATTATCTTACTTCTATTTGGAATGATGGGGCATTAGCAGGAGCTAAACCAGAGCATGCCTTTTTTGTGGCTGTTGGAATTAACCAAACAATGACAGCCCAAGATATTCTAGAAGGAAGAATGATTGTGAAAATAGGATATGCTCCTTCAAGACCGGCAGAATTCATAGTATTAGAATTCAAACAAATGCTTCAAAAATCATAG
- a CDS encoding GPW/gp25 family protein, with amino-acid sequence MSEETFLGTGWSFPPTFDSFFGTIETVSNENDIHQSLHILLSTQIGERIMRSDFGCNLSPLQFENITTTLLTKIKGIIKNSILKYEPRIDFNAVYFGSKEVSEGVIQIEIEYTIRATNSRQNYVFPFYIEEGTYLKQ; translated from the coding sequence ATGAGCGAAGAAACATTTTTAGGAACAGGCTGGAGTTTTCCGCCTACGTTTGATTCTTTTTTTGGAACTATAGAAACCGTTTCAAACGAAAATGACATACATCAAAGTTTGCATATTCTTTTATCTACCCAAATAGGAGAAAGAATTATGCGGTCAGATTTTGGTTGTAATTTATCTCCGTTGCAATTTGAAAATATTACAACAACTCTACTAACTAAAATAAAAGGGATTATTAAAAATTCCATACTAAAGTACGAACCCAGAATAGATTTCAATGCCGTATATTTTGGATCAAAAGAGGTATCAGAAGGTGTGATTCAAATAGAAATTGAGTATACCATTCGAGCAACAAATTCAAGGCAAAACTACGTATTCCCATTTTATATAGAGGAAGGAACCTATTTAAAACAATAA
- a CDS encoding phage baseplate assembly protein V, protein MSVTPYIATEEVLRVEVLIGTDNNGLDTLLTDARINFELNKIPSAKFTFLASNYDLDNNMALPSDKLQVDQEITFDIFSGDKKKTLFKGFIKSVEKLQAGNYINVKIECKDKAHAMTLPSTEAETNDQTFDDKLKLFTKGLTLNSSLSGKGWGKEKITHNTNTCPWDFVLSYLDSIGVFVAVRNSEFNGVDILETPSSEKYLAENGTNVFAFSGKSDITKKIRKATIEYWDPATQAVKNEFKEQESLNDIKKTIKLNESRFDPSTLKRMAESILTKSIIQTTNGKVETFGNLEAKAGDYIKCKKVNEKIDDVLLLITAEQHSIAKGCWKTEYTFGLEGEQTFAESAVKQSPSPQAQIGQNNSINGLQIGVVTQIDEDPNNEFRIKVRIPILSEKGEGVWARLATLNASKEMGSYFIPSVGDEVILGCLGNNPDTPIVLGSLYSSANKMPFPIAKENYVKGFVTKEGTKIILDDEKKFIELSTKKGNKLLISDDEKGFVLEDENKNKIMMNQDGITIESSKDLIIKAKGDVKMESMGCKVNASATMELKGSIIKLN, encoded by the coding sequence ATGTCTGTTACCCCTTATATAGCGACAGAAGAAGTATTAAGAGTTGAGGTTCTGATAGGAACTGATAATAATGGATTGGATACTTTATTAACAGATGCTAGAATAAACTTTGAATTGAATAAAATTCCGTCTGCAAAATTTACTTTTTTGGCCTCAAACTATGACTTGGACAATAATATGGCATTGCCAAGTGATAAATTACAAGTAGATCAAGAAATAACGTTTGACATATTTTCCGGAGATAAAAAGAAAACACTTTTTAAAGGATTCATTAAATCCGTAGAAAAACTTCAAGCCGGAAATTATATTAATGTAAAAATAGAATGCAAAGACAAAGCACATGCAATGACTTTGCCATCTACAGAAGCTGAAACAAATGACCAGACATTCGATGATAAGCTAAAGCTATTCACTAAAGGGTTAACCCTCAACAGTAGTTTATCCGGAAAAGGTTGGGGAAAAGAAAAAATAACACATAACACCAATACCTGTCCTTGGGATTTTGTTTTAAGCTACCTTGACTCAATTGGCGTTTTTGTAGCGGTACGAAATTCTGAATTTAACGGAGTTGACATTTTAGAAACCCCATCTTCAGAAAAATATCTAGCCGAGAATGGAACCAATGTTTTTGCTTTTTCTGGAAAATCAGACATTACAAAAAAGATAAGAAAAGCAACCATAGAATATTGGGATCCAGCTACTCAAGCTGTAAAAAATGAATTTAAGGAACAAGAATCACTTAATGACATTAAAAAAACAATAAAACTCAATGAGAGTAGGTTTGACCCATCTACTCTAAAAAGGATGGCTGAATCTATTTTGACAAAAAGTATTATTCAAACAACTAATGGAAAAGTAGAAACATTTGGCAATCTAGAAGCTAAAGCTGGAGATTATATAAAATGTAAAAAAGTCAATGAAAAAATTGATGATGTACTATTATTAATTACCGCCGAACAGCATAGCATAGCTAAAGGATGTTGGAAAACAGAATACACATTTGGATTAGAAGGCGAACAAACGTTTGCTGAAAGCGCCGTCAAACAATCACCCAGTCCACAAGCACAAATTGGCCAAAACAATTCCATAAATGGTTTACAAATAGGAGTTGTTACACAAATAGACGAAGATCCCAATAACGAATTTAGAATAAAGGTACGCATCCCTATTTTATCCGAAAAAGGAGAAGGAGTATGGGCTCGATTAGCCACTCTGAATGCCTCAAAAGAGATGGGAAGCTATTTTATACCAAGTGTTGGTGATGAGGTAATATTGGGCTGTTTGGGAAATAATCCTGATACTCCAATAGTATTGGGAAGCCTATACAGTAGTGCCAATAAAATGCCTTTCCCAATTGCAAAAGAAAATTATGTTAAGGGTTTTGTGACAAAAGAAGGCACAAAAATAATTCTGGATGATGAAAAAAAGTTTATAGAATTAAGTACAAAAAAAGGGAATAAACTTTTGATAAGCGATGACGAAAAGGGGTTTGTTCTTGAAGATGAAAATAAAAACAAAATAATGATGAACCAAGACGGGATAACCATAGAAAGCAGCAAAGATTTAATAATAAAGGCAAAAGGAGATGTAAAAATGGAAAGTATGGGATGCAAGGTGAATGCATCAGCAACTATGGAGCTAAAAGGAAGTATCATCAAATTAAACTAA
- a CDS encoding DUF4255 domain-containing protein, which produces MTLAKILDKLSKKITSKITSLNVGVVINIELTNVATLNDGDDFVQEKSSMILSIVNIEEDKTLKNMSLYKEYSGSGNSIEKYKKPAQNLVISLLFTSYNKDQSKYSEGLDKLEYIIQCLQQNNVFYYGENDTDFFEQTEISENQAKLMNKLILDLVSLKTEQLNQMWSYLGSRYMPSVLYTMRMIRVQKEDDLPTQDVIKKAKVQLWNNDISDQTGELESKSIQLE; this is translated from the coding sequence ATGACTTTAGCCAAAATACTTGACAAGTTATCTAAGAAAATTACTTCTAAAATTACTTCGCTTAATGTTGGAGTTGTAATCAATATAGAATTGACAAATGTGGCTACTTTAAATGATGGGGATGATTTTGTACAAGAAAAATCATCAATGATCCTCTCTATTGTAAATATTGAAGAGGATAAAACCTTAAAAAACATGAGTCTCTATAAAGAATATTCCGGAAGCGGAAATTCTATAGAAAAGTATAAAAAACCGGCTCAAAATTTGGTCATATCCCTATTATTCACTTCTTACAATAAAGACCAAAGCAAATACAGTGAAGGTCTTGATAAACTGGAATACATCATCCAATGTTTACAGCAAAACAATGTGTTCTATTATGGTGAAAATGACACTGACTTTTTTGAACAAACCGAAATTTCCGAGAATCAGGCCAAGTTAATGAACAAACTTATTTTAGATCTGGTGAGTCTAAAAACGGAACAACTCAACCAAATGTGGTCTTATTTAGGCAGCAGATATATGCCTTCTGTTTTATACACCATGCGTATGATACGTGTACAAAAAGAAGATGACTTACCAACTCAAGATGTAATCAAAAAAGCAAAAGTTCAATTATGGAATAATGACATAAGTGATCAAACTGGAGAATTGGAGTCCAAATCAATACAATTAGAATAA
- a CDS encoding PAAR domain-containing protein, with protein MGAAARSTDMHICPMVTATVPHVGGPIMPGGNTSVLIGGMPASTLGDNCICTGPPDSIIQGSTSVLIGGKGAARMGDSTAHGGKIIIGCPTVLIGG; from the coding sequence ATGGGAGCTGCTGCGAGAAGTACCGATATGCATATCTGTCCCATGGTGACAGCCACAGTTCCACACGTTGGAGGACCTATAATGCCTGGAGGAAATACTTCAGTCCTTATAGGAGGTATGCCTGCCTCTACATTAGGAGACAATTGCATTTGCACAGGCCCGCCAGATTCTATAATTCAAGGCTCCACATCAGTGTTGATTGGAGGAAAAGGTGCCGCAAGAATGGGAGATTCAACCGCTCACGGAGGGAAAATAATAATAGGGTGTCCAACAGTATTAATAGGAGGTTAA
- a CDS encoding phage tail protein produces MPNTDFPLPKFHFSVEWGGTKIAFTEVSGLNKEMDIIEHRVGSSPEFFKKKMPGLQKLNNISLKRGVFAGDNEFYQWYNTVAMNTVERRNITISLLNENHAPVVVWKVKDCFIVSLKCSDMKADANEAAIDTVEIANHGFTMEHVA; encoded by the coding sequence ATGCCAAATACAGATTTCCCGTTACCAAAGTTTCATTTTAGCGTAGAATGGGGTGGTACAAAAATAGCTTTTACTGAAGTTTCAGGCTTGAATAAAGAAATGGATATCATTGAACATAGAGTAGGTTCTAGTCCTGAATTCTTTAAAAAGAAGATGCCAGGCTTGCAAAAATTAAACAACATTTCACTAAAAAGAGGAGTCTTTGCCGGTGATAATGAGTTTTATCAATGGTACAATACCGTTGCAATGAACACAGTTGAAAGAAGAAACATAACAATTTCCCTTTTAAATGAAAACCATGCTCCTGTCGTTGTTTGGAAAGTAAAAGACTGTTTTATCGTTTCCTTAAAATGTTCAGACATGAAAGCCGATGCTAACGAAGCTGCAATTGATACTGTTGAGATAGCCAATCACGGATTTACTATGGAACATGTAGCCTAA
- a CDS encoding baseplate J/gp47 family protein — protein sequence MESCSSKISIHQGMGTTQEERFLAALKTDYFLVDERTEIDFIQFAQKISNYLKFINNDNNEDGNWAPFFQWESTSILVQLFLWDIERIQANYEIKKREITITANPAAQKKILIHFFEDLKEEIKRVIAKINRIDDHIAAKQYFLATQSYIEDKITYILQKIAPASAIMPLLNSYEFNKNTQQLFGLLLNWKLASKDSIQNQLENYAGHSPNYTLFLTFLKLLGVAQKQLNEFTKKQLDFYYKDVLQIKPANAIPDYVHLTIEPSRLNNVSLLPKGTIFPAGKNSLGKNKYYAATADQAINNIKIKSILSSYTTLTNKEWKQSNLLELNGKNTPFNVFANNSIPVEKGLLIASPLFFLSGGNRTIHIKINNAALDTSRYKFYITSEKACIEISNKTGNILTIPASEKKIIAYNAEIHKEINLKTVYPVLKIVPLYPNEKITVNKLEIKVSVTGLKNFILGTDTGSVDTNKPFKPFGDFPRKGNGFVIGCPEFFIKKNAVLTFNINPPLFVYQTEQREKKKPDHHGPHHDYWYDEPYREITILYDETRIEKYENGLWVDLKKFENTFTNTNPIEEYQEVNTLPDNFSKSGYLKIILNDSKYAGESFLNSYITAVKNGGSLPHATTIDSILLDYTVTEVYTNNKGVEKTTTPIDLYHILPFGYQKIKDSSFPLTENQPVGGELFLGFENVVSGNGLSLLFQLAEGTANPRQEFATIKWEYLKNNTWIELDPHEIGDETNGLTQSGLVQLSITEFQTKDTTILDPKLFWIKITVDKIDAICNCLGIHEQALKAVLVDYEQNGSVFLENTTKETISKLNDHLDFVKKVNQPYTSFGGKKQEDDSLLHQRSSERLRHKKRAITSWDYERLILQEFPEVFRVKCLNHYRYDSKAISNVSAGYITLIPIAKSNDYQNLVSWKPLLSLGTMKRIKDMIQEVASPHARILVKSPTLEKIQLKFKVKYHDIIGADTQLYSSLLIKTINQHLSPWAFENDEVTFANTIEIASLIALIDNQSFVDYIIDFEVNQIILDATNESEKAKYLNVKKIIPKTDFTLFIPNDTHLIEEIKNNS from the coding sequence ATGGAATCTTGCTCATCTAAAATATCAATTCATCAAGGAATGGGAACGACCCAAGAAGAGCGCTTTTTAGCTGCTCTAAAAACGGATTATTTCCTTGTTGATGAAAGAACAGAAATCGATTTTATTCAGTTTGCCCAAAAAATTTCTAATTATCTAAAATTCATTAACAATGATAATAATGAAGATGGGAATTGGGCACCTTTTTTTCAATGGGAATCTACTTCTATATTAGTTCAATTGTTTTTATGGGATATTGAACGCATTCAGGCAAACTATGAAATCAAAAAAAGAGAAATTACAATTACTGCTAATCCAGCAGCTCAAAAGAAGATTCTAATACATTTCTTTGAAGACCTGAAAGAAGAAATCAAAAGAGTTATAGCCAAGATTAATAGGATAGACGATCACATTGCAGCAAAACAATACTTTCTGGCCACACAATCCTATATCGAAGACAAAATAACTTATATCCTTCAAAAGATAGCACCAGCTTCAGCAATTATGCCTTTACTCAATAGTTATGAGTTTAATAAAAATACTCAGCAACTCTTTGGGCTTTTGCTAAATTGGAAACTTGCCAGTAAAGACAGTATTCAAAATCAATTAGAAAATTACGCAGGACACAGTCCTAATTACACTCTTTTTCTAACATTTTTAAAACTCTTAGGAGTTGCCCAAAAGCAGTTAAATGAATTTACAAAAAAACAACTCGATTTCTATTATAAAGACGTTTTGCAAATTAAACCTGCAAATGCCATTCCAGATTATGTGCACCTTACAATAGAACCATCACGCCTAAACAATGTATCTCTCTTACCAAAAGGAACTATTTTTCCAGCTGGAAAAAATTCACTTGGGAAAAATAAATATTATGCCGCAACTGCAGACCAAGCCATAAATAATATTAAAATAAAATCAATTCTAAGCAGTTACACTACGCTTACAAATAAAGAATGGAAACAGTCAAACCTTCTTGAATTAAACGGGAAAAACACTCCTTTTAATGTTTTTGCAAACAACTCTATTCCCGTAGAAAAAGGATTACTGATTGCAAGTCCGCTTTTTTTCTTGAGTGGAGGAAATAGAACTATCCATATAAAAATAAACAACGCAGCGTTAGACACTTCCAGATATAAATTTTATATCACAAGCGAGAAAGCTTGCATTGAAATCAGTAATAAAACAGGTAACATTCTAACGATCCCTGCTTCTGAAAAAAAGATAATAGCTTACAATGCTGAAATTCATAAAGAAATAAATCTAAAAACGGTCTACCCTGTTTTAAAGATTGTCCCATTATACCCTAATGAAAAAATTACCGTAAACAAACTCGAGATAAAAGTGAGTGTAACCGGTTTGAAAAATTTTATCTTAGGAACTGATACTGGATCTGTAGATACCAACAAACCCTTTAAACCCTTTGGAGATTTCCCAAGAAAAGGCAATGGATTTGTAATAGGTTGTCCAGAATTCTTTATAAAGAAAAATGCAGTTTTAACATTCAATATCAACCCTCCTTTATTTGTCTATCAAACAGAACAAAGAGAGAAAAAAAAGCCAGATCATCATGGGCCTCACCACGACTATTGGTATGATGAACCATATAGAGAAATCACCATTTTATATGATGAAACTAGAATAGAAAAATATGAAAATGGTTTGTGGGTTGATTTGAAAAAATTTGAGAATACGTTTACCAATACAAACCCAATTGAAGAATACCAAGAAGTAAACACCTTACCTGATAATTTTAGTAAATCCGGTTATTTAAAAATAATACTGAATGACAGCAAATATGCAGGCGAAAGTTTTTTAAACAGCTACATTACAGCCGTTAAGAACGGAGGAAGTTTACCACATGCAACTACTATTGACAGCATTCTACTTGATTATACTGTAACCGAAGTTTATACCAACAACAAAGGAGTGGAAAAAACAACTACTCCAATAGATTTGTATCATATACTCCCTTTTGGGTATCAAAAAATAAAAGATTCTTCATTTCCATTAACAGAAAATCAGCCAGTAGGAGGCGAATTATTTCTGGGTTTTGAAAATGTTGTTTCAGGAAACGGATTGAGCCTTTTGTTTCAATTAGCTGAAGGTACTGCCAATCCGAGACAAGAATTTGCCACCATAAAATGGGAATACTTAAAAAATAACACTTGGATAGAACTTGATCCCCATGAAATTGGTGATGAAACAAATGGATTAACACAATCCGGCTTAGTGCAACTTTCGATTACTGAATTTCAGACAAAAGACACCACAATTCTTGATCCGAAACTTTTTTGGATAAAAATAACGGTTGATAAGATAGATGCTATTTGCAACTGCCTAGGAATACATGAACAAGCACTAAAAGCGGTTTTAGTAGATTATGAGCAAAATGGTAGCGTCTTTTTAGAAAACACAACTAAGGAAACGATCTCAAAACTAAATGACCATTTGGATTTTGTGAAAAAAGTAAACCAACCGTACACCTCTTTTGGAGGCAAAAAACAAGAAGATGACAGCCTGTTGCATCAAAGATCCAGTGAAAGACTGCGTCATAAGAAAAGAGCAATCACATCTTGGGATTATGAAAGATTAATTCTTCAAGAATTTCCAGAGGTATTTAGAGTGAAATGCTTGAACCATTATCGTTATGATTCAAAAGCCATTTCTAATGTTTCCGCCGGATATATTACATTAATCCCTATTGCGAAATCAAATGACTATCAAAACTTAGTATCCTGGAAACCTTTACTGAGTTTGGGTACGATGAAAAGAATAAAAGATATGATTCAGGAAGTTGCATCACCACATGCAAGAATCTTGGTAAAATCTCCAACATTAGAAAAGATTCAATTGAAATTTAAGGTAAAGTACCATGACATTATTGGTGCAGATACACAACTCTATTCTAGTCTTTTAATAAAAACGATTAATCAGCATTTAAGTCCTTGGGCTTTTGAAAATGATGAGGTTACGTTTGCAAATACAATAGAAATAGCCTCATTAATAGCTTTAATAGACAATCAATCTTTTGTTGACTATATCATTGACTTTGAAGTGAATCAAATCATTCTGGATGCAACGAATGAAAGTGAAAAAGCAAAATATCTTAATGTGAAAAAAATTATTCCTAAAACAGATTTCACCTTATTTATTCCTAATGACACTCATCTGATTGAGGAAATTAAAAACAATTCCTAG
- a CDS encoding phage tail protein, which produces MANNDPIVGFHFSVIFELLPQFSIDTKFQSVTGLKATVEMEAYKEGGQNRYTHQLPFRTGYQDLVLKRGLTSDMSGVSLWCSNAIENFNFAPANLLVSLLNEKGNPVKAWYVSHAIPLSVDYGDFNAEENKIVIETITLKYNSFKEIPIPSF; this is translated from the coding sequence ATGGCAAATAATGACCCTATAGTAGGTTTTCATTTTTCCGTCATTTTTGAATTATTGCCTCAATTTAGTATTGATACCAAATTTCAGAGTGTTACCGGACTTAAGGCGACTGTAGAAATGGAGGCTTACAAAGAAGGTGGCCAAAATAGATATACACATCAGTTACCCTTTCGAACCGGATATCAGGATTTGGTTTTAAAAAGAGGTTTAACTTCCGATATGTCTGGAGTTTCTCTATGGTGTTCAAATGCCATAGAGAACTTCAATTTTGCACCAGCAAATCTTCTCGTTTCTTTATTAAATGAAAAAGGAAACCCTGTAAAGGCTTGGTATGTTTCGCATGCCATTCCTCTATCTGTTGATTATGGTGATTTTAATGCTGAGGAAAATAAGATCGTTATTGAGACTATTACTTTAAAATACAACTCATTTAAAGAAATACCAATACCTAGTTTTTAA
- a CDS encoding DUF5908 family protein has protein sequence MAIEIKELHIKVKIDEEKPNSLAETTVSNLHLDKLKSELVKECMDKILEKLKEREER, from the coding sequence ATGGCTATAGAAATTAAAGAATTGCATATCAAAGTAAAAATTGATGAGGAAAAACCCAACTCTCTAGCAGAAACAACAGTTTCTAATCTCCATTTAGACAAACTGAAATCTGAACTGGTTAAGGAATGCATGGATAAAATATTAGAGAAACTAAAAGAAAGAGAAGAAAGATGA